The stretch of DNA CCGCCTCgagcatggccggcggcggctcccttGGCCGCGCAGCTCTGCCAGAGAGGGAGGTGAAAAGAGCGGATCCGGATCCATGGCAAGGGCGCGAGGATGAGCTTGGGAGGAGAGGAGCGGGAGGGCCGGCACTGGATCCGGAGGCCTCCAAGGCgagtgcggccggcggcggcgtcggctccGGCGACCGCAGCGCATGGAGGCGTTGCCCCGGCCACCCCTGCTCCGGCCCGCCATGGCCCACGAGGAGCACGCGAGGCGACGGGGATCTCGGCCACCACGGAGAGGGAGGGCGCGGGGAGCTCCGCCGCTGGGGAGGAGCAGGGGACTGAGAGGATTCAAATGATTTTGAAATGTTCCCCAACCGATACATGTGCTACTGCCCCGACACGTCGGACGTATTTCTCGGGGAACGCAAATACTTACAATACATCTACTAACAAAAAAGTACATGTCAGTAGTACATGTCCCCACATCTGTCTGGTATAGCACGTATCCCCATAGTAGATTCAACGGTACAGATATTACTATGGTACTAGGGAGTATAAAATCTTGATCCACTGGTCAGTGCTCGGCTTGACCAGCATTCCAAATTTCGTGCCCCACCGCGAGGCACGCACCCAGACCCAGCCAGCCAGACTGTCGCTACAGCAGGCAGATGGTACCAATTGTTCCCGTGCTGATCAAATGCCATCATCAAAACCCAACCCGGGACGGTTCCTAGAGGGCGACGATGTGATCGATACCAACCCAAGGCTGGACCGTAGCTGCTAGTGCTAGCTACGTACGTGTACTACTAGCGCTGTGGCGGACGCAACCATACATGACTTGTGCAGGGGAATAATCGTCTCGTCTCCATTGGGCTTACTTgtgccagcagcccagcacCCAGCGCGGGCTTGCGGGGCTGGCCGGCCGACCGGCCTTCCACTTCCAGGCTGGAGGCCGCGACCGCCGGGAAAGGTCGCCTCCCCCCGACAGGCACCAAGGCGCTCGTACGCCCGTGCGACGATCTCTTCCGCCGGGCACCAGCTTGCAGCCGGAATCGGACACGGACGCGACGATAAGCCTATCGTCCTTGCCAACCTCGACGACTGCCCGGGCTCTGTATGCATGTATGTGTGCATCGCTATCAGCGGCGTATACTGTATATATAGTCAATGAATGAGCCCAGCGTCGTTTTTCTTCgagaaaaaaataacaaaagaaGCACTGTTCTAGGGCCTGCGTATACGGAATCTAGAAACTCGGTGGAAGAAATTAAACGCCAAGAATTCGACCGAAATCtcagcttcgccgccgccgtcgttgcTGATGAACCGAACGCGACATTTTGATGATTTCTCTCCCCCAGGTCGACCGGTGAGGACGGAAGCGTCGCTGCTGTGTGTGCTGGTTGGCGTCGCCCGCCAGCCAGAACAAGCTAGTAATAATTTTGCAGGGGCGTACAGTACAGCCAAGCAAAACCGGCCCTGCTGGGCACGACGGCGTTGGTGCTCGggtgctcgctcgctcgctcgacgGCCCGGTCGTGGTCCCTCCCCGCGCGCTCCAGCTAGCGCTCACTGCACTGCTCCGTCCTGCCTTGCCTTCCGTTGTCAGCAGGCGATGATCGAGCAGGGCCACACTGGTACTCGGTACAGCTCGCGGCTGCGCGCTGCGTTGCAATCGTCGCGTCGCGTCCGGCCGCTCGATCTCGTCGCCAGGACAAGAAGGCCTCCATTATTAATGCCCAGTTTAGATTTTTACACGTAAATCTCATCAACataaaaaaaacgtcacattaaatattttgacacatatatagagtattaaataaagtctatttataaaactttttacatggatgagctgtaaatcgcgagacgaatctaatgagcctacttaatccatgattttcaacagtgatgctacagtaaccatccattaattattgattaatcatgagttaattagcatcattagattcgtctcgcgatttacaactcatctgtgcaaaaaaaatttataaatagatttcatttaataaTTTAAATTAGTAAAATTCTATCGAAAAAAATTTGCGTTCTATGTAAACACGGCCTGGAAGCCACTAGCAGCTAGCTCTAGCTGCGCACCAGATAAAAAACCGGACCTCAATTGTTGTCTGGCTGGCTGGATGCCTGGATGGATGGGCACGCCGCGCGCACGCACGGGGACGGGGTGTGCTGTGTGTGACGACATGTGACAAGCCATGCCGCCGCCCCCAGCTACGAGCTACTACTTCCTGCTGGTAGGGTTCCATCCTTCCCTTTCCGACATACCCTGTTCCTCAGAGCATGGTttataggccgtgtttggttttctCTAGTAAAGCATAGCACACAATtttccgaaaaaagaatcttatatgtatggagtactaaataaagtttatttacaaaactttttcacggaatgggtgtaacttttcacgacgaatctaatgatagtaattaatcgatgattggctacagtgatactacagtaaccatcctctaatcgtgcggtcaaagatctcattaggttcgtctgtGCTACTCTCATCAAACAAGGTCATAATCGCGCCGGCTGCGGGCTGGGAGGGAGGTCATGATTGTGGCGGGTCCCATTAGCTGCACCAATAGAATGGGTTGCAGAGCTTCTCAGCCCGCTTGCACCGGCGCTTGACGAGACGCCCGCGTGCTTCTCTCTCATGTGCCACTTAGACTCTCAGCCACTTCTCAATCAGTCATAATACTTACTCTCACCATGCACCGCTGCTGGTAACAGCCGACTTGCCGGATCATCaccagggttttttttcccCAACCGGACACCCCAAACCGGAGCACTCCAGTTCCGGTTTACcagaccggttaccggtagaaactggtttaaattcaaatttgaattcaaaaaactcagttcaaccggttcgtactgGTATACCCGAccagttagaccggtttaccggccggtttgaattcaaatccaaatttaaaatcgcatgtgcaaccggtttgaccggtataccggtccggtttgatcggtttaccaaagtgggccttaatgggccgtcttattttttcttttttgttttaactttaaatgtcctaaaagtatgttaaacgaacgaattttgagaaaatttgacaccattagattcgtcgcaccttgaagtatttttagaatttttttggaaatttttcatttttttcgaattcaaattttaattttgaatttggggccggtttgataccggcccaaaACAGAACCGGACCGATAACTGGTCAAATCGGACCGGTTCCCACAAGTTAAGTGAACCCTAATCATCACCTGGCGTGCGAGCAGGCACGCAGTTGAGCTCATGGAAAAAAATTTCGACCGGTAAATCCGGTTTACCGGAAAATTTACCGTTACCGGTAGTGTCCGAGAAATGGATTTCGGTGATATTTCGCATTACcgttttcaaatttgaaatttcaaaaaaattatataaatagGGTAAAAAATCTGATAAAAAACTAGACATTTTTATGAGCATTTTGGACTAATATTTTTGTTGAAATGTAACCTCATATGttgtgtaaaaaaaaagaaaatgagctTTTACTGTTGAACGCTCACCTTATCCATTCGCACGCCCCGAGCAGCCGTCCACCCTCCCATTTCTCCTCCTCCAGTCCTCCGACACCCGAGCTGCTCCCTCCTTGGCTCCCGGCGATTTCCGACCGGATCCCACCGGTTTCCGCGCTCGTGGAGGCGGTTTCCGACCGGCAAGAAGAGGTTTccgggcgggcgcgggcgccggtgCCGCTGCCGGGCCGCTCCCGTCATTTCCCGAGCGGAAATCGGGGTGTTTCGGCCGGATTTCGTCGCCGGTCGCGCGTAGCTTCCGCTTGCTCCGGGTTTTGCGGTTTTCGGAAGTTCCGGCCGGTAAATCTTTGATTCCGACCGGTTTTTCTCCCTACCGACCGGATCCGGCTGCTGTgggtaagtttttttttgtttgaatttttttatggtAGCAAGTAGTGTAATATAAGTATTAGTAGAAAGTATACAATGTTTTATGGATTAGAAAACGAGAATGTGCATGTATTTGTTATTCATGTTTTGTTATGTATGTGTATGAGTACAAATGTGAAATTAATATGCATGTGTTATGACAAATTGAGAATGTGCATGTTTTTTGGTATGTGAATATGCATGTGcatgtgtatgaatgttgcacCGTTGCAGGTAAATGGTTGACCTGTTTGGGAGCATGGAGAAAAAAGGGGATCGGGTTTCAAGTGCAAGTATTGTGGCACATCAAAGAGCGGTGGAGGGGCAACACGGTTCAAGGACCACTTGGCACATAGAGGTCATGATGTTATTGATTGCCTTCGGTTCCCCCCGCGGTGAAGAAACTTTTTCATTAGTGAGTTGGACAAGATAAAGGCGAAGAAGTATGAAAGACAGCAAGATAGGCGTAGGAGAGATGCTTGCAAGCTCGAAGTACTCAATATGTTGACTTTGaaggtgaggaagaagaagaagaagagcaggaTGATGAGTTGCAGCAAGCTTTGAGACATTCACGGGAAGAGTATGAGTTTAGGCAAAGGGCTGGTCCAAGGTATGAGAGGGGTGGTGGTTCTGGGATCAGGCCAGGCACGGGATCCAGGTGGTGGCTCTAGACCAATTGGGAGGATGTTTTCTAGGAGTCGGTCACATATCCCCGAGCGGGCAAGGGACTATAACCTTGCTACTTGCTTCCGGACCGAGGCAGCAGAGGATTGATACGGGGCCTTGGACGTCTAAGGGGGAGGACTGCGAGAGAGTTGCTGGGTAGGGCGTGGTCAAAGGCTGCCACTCCGTTGGTATTCCTGGACGGAAGGTAGATGACCCTTACTTTAGGGCGGCCATCATAGAGACACAGAAACAAGGTAAATAATCATTTATTATTGCATGCCAATTTGTATTGTACATCCCGGATCATATGTGATTATTGCATGCAGGTACTGGGGTCACGATCCCAACTGGGAGGGACATTGATGGAAAATATCTTTCAGAGAACGTGGAGGAGATAAAGAAGGAGATCAACAAGTGGAAGCAAGAGTTCCCTGAGTATGGTGCCACTATCATATGTGATTCATGGACCGGTATTTCTCGCAATAGCGTAATCAACTTCTTGGTATATTGCAATGGAATGATGTACTTCTGGAAGTCTATTGATGTAACTGGAAAAATACAAGATCATCATCTCATACTTAAGGTAatcatttgtatttttctaatgGATCATGACATTTGTAAGAATTTGTAGTTTTCTAATGGATTCCAACAACTTGCAGGAGATAACAATTGTTCTGAACGATATAGGGCCAGAAGATGTGATTCAGATAGTCACTGATAATGGCAGCAACTTTAAGAAGGCTTGCAAGCTGTTGGCAGAGGAGTACCCTCACATTGTGTGGCAGCCATGTCTTGCCCACACGATCAACCTCATTCTTAAAGATATTGGAAAGTGGGATGATCACAAGGCCATGATTCAGAGTGCCCAATATATTTGTCAATGGTTATACAATTCTAATAGTGTGCACTCCATGTTTAAGAGTGCCACTGGTGGGAGCTAGTTAAATGGAATGCAACAAGATTTGGCACTAACTATATGTTTCTGGAGAGTTttatgaagaagaaagatcaattTATGATATGGATGATGTCAACTGAATATAGATCATCACGCCACTACAAGACTGAAGCAGGCAAGTATGCATTCGAATGCATGACCTCTGTTCAATGGTGGGCAAACATGCAGTATGTTATTAATGATGTGGAGCCTCTCTATTCTTTTTTGCGATTTGCTGATCAAGACAAGACTCCAACTTTGGGTGAAGTTCTTATGGAGTACGGCAGCCTCAAGCGTACATATCATACCCGGTTCCATTCAGATATGGCAAGGTGTGACAGGATCATGGAAATTGTTGACAGAAGGTTGGCTAGTGTGTTCGAAGGTACGTATGCGCACACTGCTTGTGCCGTACACCCATATGCTTGTTATGCGTTGGAATATCAGAAAATGTCTTTGGAGACCTTCGGAAAGGGCTGGAGAAACTTTTGACATCGACAGAGCAGCACGTGCACTACAAGAGTATGAGCTCTTTCGTCGAAAACTTGGAGAATTCTCATCTGACCTTGCTGCGAGGATGGCAAAAGATAGAGGCACTTCTCCAGCTAGTTGGTGGGCTATGTTTGGTTCAGAAACACACATCTTCAGATAGCAGCTAAGCGACTACTCTCTCAATGCGCATCATCAAGTGGATGTGAAAGGAATTGGAGTTCCTTTGCCTTTATTCACACAAAGCTTCGCAACAGGTTAAGCAGCATGAAGCTCCATAATTTGGTATATGTGCACTACAACCTTCGGCTTCGTATTCAGCGTGCAACAGCTACAGTTGAGGCAAGTGATTTCGATCCTGCTACTAGCTTCATGGATCTCTCATTGTATCGGCAGACCAGGCCAATTGAAGAATGGATGCAGCATGGTAGATCAAATAGAGCACCAACCTTAGATGAAGATTCTGATTTTGCCGACCCTCCTGTGCCTGCTCAGATCTTGACTGACCTCGCACGTAGGGTGGGTGAGCCAGTAAATGTTGATGATTGGGCCAGAGAGAATATTGGTGACACCCACCTAGGGAAAAGAAAGACCAAAATTCCTCCAAATCAGTctaaacgaaaaaaacaaagaaagggtGACGTTGAGGAGGAAAGCATTGGCACTGACGATACCACACCAGAGCCTAGTGATGATGGacatggtggtagtggtggtgatgatgatgacgacgacgacgatgacgatgatggtgatggcaaTGAGGGTGGTGATGAcaatgacgatgatgatgggGATGATCGTGGTGGTGCTTCTACTAGTGGTGCCCAAACTGGTGCTATGAGATTTACGGGAGAGACTGCCTTCACTCATGccacacaagatcaagatcatggaGCAGCTCTCAACGTCGCACAAGAAGCAATACTCGTCCATTAGGCCGTACGACGGTGAGGATGATGGTAGCTCTACCTCTGTCAGTTCCACCTACAGCTACCCGTCGGCACCCTCCTTTGTGTGGCCACCACAACCACATCCGATGGCTGTCCCTCCGTTCCTATATGGATATCCCCATATGTACTATCAAGGATATCTCCCATATGGAAATCCTCACATGTACTATCAGGAATATCCCCCAGAGCAAGATCCCTCCGAATGAGTACCTAAATATGTAGGTAACACATCTTATTTTCTCACTTGCATTCATTTCTTTTACATCTTCTCACCCATTTTATTTATTCCTTTATAGGATTCGACGTTACAATGGGAGTCATCAACAATTTCCGGTCGGTCGTAAGGTTTCCTATGGGAAAACACCGAAATAAAAATTTTAGAGTATATTATGTGTTAACTATTTGAGACTTGTATTATTTGAACCTATATTTTATTTGAACCTATAAATTGTGTTAACAAGTTGAACCTATATTTTATTGCATTTGGATTGTGGTTTGTATTGATATAATGTTTTACGTCAATTCTATTAATATTTGCTTTGTAAGAAAATCATTATGCATATTGAACTATTATATATAAGAATTA from Panicum virgatum strain AP13 chromosome 9K, P.virgatum_v5, whole genome shotgun sequence encodes:
- the LOC120648272 gene encoding uncharacterized protein LOC120648272; amino-acid sequence: MPRALELVQICGGVRCASRKRGCHSVGIPGRKVDDPYFRAAIIETQKQGTGVTIPTGRDIDGKYLSENVEEIKKEINKWKQEFPEYGATIICDSWTGISRNSVINFLVYCNGMMYFWKSIDVTGKIQDHHLILKEITIVLNDIGPEDVIQIVTDNGSNFKKACKLLAEEYPHIVWQPCLAHTINLILKDIGKWDDHKAMIQSAQYICQWLYNSNSVHSMFKSATGGS